A window of Vigna unguiculata cultivar IT97K-499-35 chromosome 4, ASM411807v1, whole genome shotgun sequence contains these coding sequences:
- the LOC114181706 gene encoding cation/calcium exchanger 1-like translates to MARSIYNTKPLHRKLLLLNISFVFLVCLFLNAYLHPSSSNVDASTNVFNHARMLSGISVDGCTDLHKYLDNDSKCLYVKSHAQCRSKGYINYLQIFYCSFGHSPILGHALLMLWLVILFYLLGDTASNYFCSNLEGLSDILRLSPTIAGVTLLSLGNGAPDFFASVVSFTRSNDGAVGLNSILGGAFFVSSAVLGIISFLVGANETAIDKASFIRDVIFFLFSLFILLVIISIGKISLLGSIFYVSIYFLYVCAVSATHFIYGGDRTEGELASSCDDLTESGVPLLGCVDDEKPNKEVMEDEGQKKHEGFGNSNSFDFTYLSKFLHVLELPLCLPRRLTIPVVSEEGWSKPYAVISVTLAPVLFSALCNTQRENESSRSSLVSYLTAALIGIVLGNMACVTTKSTSPPRKCLFPWLAGGFSMSVTWTYIIAEELVSLLVAFGNVIGVSPSILGLTVLAWGNSLGDLIANGAMAKNGGADGAQIAVSACYAGPMFNILMGLGLPLVLSAWSEYPESYVIPKDPSLYATLLFLMGGVLWALVIFTKKNMKLDKSLGIGLLTIYLCFLFIRMVIAIGVIKF, encoded by the coding sequence ATGGCACGTTCCATCTATAACACAAAACCCCTACACAGAAAACTACTACTCCTCAATATATCCTTCGTTTTCCTCGTCTGTCTCTTCCTCAATGCCTACCTCCATCCTTCTAGTTCCAATGTCGATGCCTCCACAAATGTGTTCAACCATGCTAGAATGCTCAGTGGCATCAGTGTTGATGGTTGCACTGATCTTCACAAGTACTTGGATAATGATTCTAAGTGCTTATATGTCAAATCCCATGCTCAGTGCAGGTCAAAAGGTTATATAAATTATCTGCAGATTTTTTACTGCAGCTTTGGGCATTCCCCAATTTTGGGTCATGCCCTGCTAATGCTGTGGCTtgtgattttgttttatcttttgggAGATACAGCTTCAAATTACTTTTGTAGTAACCTGGAAGGTCTCTCAGACATCTTGAGACTATCCCCCACCATAGCTGGTGTAACCTTGCTTTCTCTGGGAAATGGTGCTCCTGATTTTTTTGCCAGTGTTGTTTCTTTCACAAGATCGAATGACGGTGCAGTTGGCCTGAACAGTATTCTGGGAGGAGCGTTTTTTGTGTCCAGTGCTGTTCTTGGGATCATAAGTTTTCTTGTCGGTGCAAATGAAACTGCAATTGACAAGGCTAGTTTCATTAGAGATgtcattttcttccttttctcacTTTTCATTCTCCTTGTCATCATTTCTATCGGTAAAATCAGTTTGCTTGgttcaattttttatgtttccatttacTTCCTCTATGTCTGTGCTGTGTCTGCAACACATTTCATCTATGGAGGGGACAGGACAGAAGGGGAACTTGCCTCATCTTGTGATGACTTGACTGAGTCAGGAGTACCCTTGCTAGGGTGTGTTGATGATGAGAAACCAAACAAAGAGGTAATGGAAGATGAAGGGCAGAAGAAACATGAGGGTTTTGGTAATAGTAATTCTTTTGACTTTACTTACTTGAGCAAGTTTTTACATGTACTAGAGCTACCTCTTTGCTTACCAAGAAGGCTTACTATACCAGTAGTGAGTGAAGAAGGTTGGTCAAAGCCATATGCTGTTATATCTGTGACATTGGCACCAGTGTTGTTTTCAGCTCTTTGTAACACCCAAAGGGAAAATGAGAGTTCAAGGAGTAGTCTTGTTTCATATTTAACAGCTGCATTAATTGGCATTGTTTTGGGGAACATGGCATGTGTGACAACCAAGAGCACAAGTCCACCCAGAAAGTGCTTGTTTCCTTGGCTAGCTGGGGGCTTTTCCATGAGTGTAACATGGACTTACATAATTGCTGAGGAACTTGTTTCCCTCTTAGTTGCTTTTGGGAATGTGATAGGGGTTAGTCCTTCAATCCTTGGACTAACTGTCCTGGCTTGGGGTAATTCTCTGGGAGATTTGATAGCCAATGGTGCAATGGCCAAGAATGGTGGAGCTGATGGGGCCCAAATAGCTGTCTCTGCTTGTTATGCAGGCCCTATGTTTAACAttttgatgggcttgggcttacCTCTTGTACTCTCAGCATGGTCTGAATACCCAGAGTCTTATGTGATTCCCAAGGACCCTTCTCTTTATGCAACTCTTTTGTTCTTGATGGGAGGTGTGCTTTGGGCCCTTGTGATATTCACAAAGAAGAATATGAAGCTTGATAAGTCATTGGGAATCGGACTCTTGACCATTTACCTCTGCTTTTTGTTTATAAGGATGGTCATTGCAATTGGTGTTATTAAATTCTAG